Part of the Pseudomonas chlororaphis genome, GCGCGGCCGGGGTTGCCGGTCTCGGTGCCGATTGCCCGCGCCGAGCTGGATGGCCTGCGCAACGCCCAGCAATGGGACATCAACACCGCACTGGAACGGGCCCGGGGCCTGGGGGCCGATCCGTGGGAAGGCTATGCCCATCGCCAACGGATCGGCGCCAGGATGTGGGAGCAATTGGGCGCGAAGAAGCCCGTGCAATGATCACCTAGGCCAGGCGCGCCTTCAGATCCAGACGAAAATCGCCAGCAGAGCGCCGAAGAAGGCCCATTTCTGCAAGTAATACAGCTTGCGGTTGCGCTTCTTCAGCGCCTTGCCTTGCAGTCGGATCTTGTACAGCCTGGAAAACGCCCGGTTCAAGCCGCCGGTCTTGTCACCGGCGTCGTTGGGGGCACCGGCGGCGGCCATCACGGTGCGGCTGAACCAGCGGTTGAACGCCGTGGCCCAGCGAAACCTCATCGGCCGTTCCACGTCGCAGAACAGGATGATGCGGTTATGGGGCGTGGTGTTTTCGGCGTAATGGATGAACGTCTCGTCGAACACCACCGCCTCGCCATCGCGCCAATGGTAGGACTCGCCATCGACATTGATGTAGCAACCGGCATCGTTCGGCGTTTCCAGGCCCAGGTGATACCGATAGGAGCCGGCATACGGGTCGCGGTGGCGAACCAGCTTGGAGCCCGGCGGCAGCTCGGCGAACATCGCCGCCTTGATCGAGCCGATGCCTTGCACCAGTTCGGTGGTGCGCGGGCACAGCTTCATGGCCGACGGGTGGCTGTCGCCGTACCACTTGAGGTAGAAGCGCTTCCAACCGGTCTTGAAGAACGAGTTGAAGCCTACGTCATCGTACTGATTGGAACGTTTGATCTCCCCGGCCTGCAGCAGGCTCAGGCCTTCGGCGCGGATCTCTTGCCAATGGGTCTGCAACGGGCTCAGGTCTGGAAAGTCGGCGGGGCTCAGGTACGGCCGGTTGGGCAGCTTCGAGCACAGATAAAGCAGGCAATTGATAGGCGCGAGGAAAGACGAATGGTCGCTCAGTTGCCGCCCGAACTTGTGCCGCACGCGCCCCCGCAGGTGTACGTAGCCGATGGACAGGATGTAGATCGCAGCGAGAATGAGTTTCACGAAGTCCGTCGCAATACTGGAGTGAACAGGCTGCTTATCCCGCTCGATCAGACGACACGGGAGGTGGCATGAGTGAGATGGCATTCTAGCCAGAGTTTGTAACTGAAAGTTATCCTCATTTGTGAAAAACTGTCTTGCCCGAGCAATACCCTATCGTTAATGCGGCCAGACCAGTACAATCGCCGCCAAACTTCAGCGCCCCCTTTTTTGGCCGATACCGCGACCCCGGCTTCGGCGCACGTCGACCGGGCCAGGCGCTCCGTATGCTGCTGTCCTCTTATGCCGGATGGACCCTTGCGCTCGCCGCGACGCCTTTAGTGCGCTCCCGATCGGCGCAAACAGGTACTGAACAGGTACTGCCGCACCCTTAGCTACTCTGAATGTTCCGCAGGATAAACCTTTGATCTCTACAGCTAACATCACGATGCAGTTCGGCGCCAAGCCGCTGTTCGAAAACGTCTCTGTCAAATTCGGCGCGGGCAACCGCTACGGCCTGATCGGTGCCAACGGTTGCGGCAAGTCGACTTTCATGAAAATCCTCGGTGGCGACCTCGAGCCGTCCGGCGGCCAGGTCATGCTCGAGCCGAACGTGCGCCTGGGTAAACTGCGCCAGGACCAGTTCGCCTACGAACAATTCACCGTGATCGATACCGTGATCATGGGTCACGAAGAGCTGTGGAAGGTCAAGGCCGAGCGCGATCGCATCT contains:
- a CDS encoding aspartyl beta-hydroxylase, whose product is MKLILAAIYILSIGYVHLRGRVRHKFGRQLSDHSSFLAPINCLLYLCSKLPNRPYLSPADFPDLSPLQTHWQEIRAEGLSLLQAGEIKRSNQYDDVGFNSFFKTGWKRFYLKWYGDSHPSAMKLCPRTTELVQGIGSIKAAMFAELPPGSKLVRHRDPYAGSYRYHLGLETPNDAGCYINVDGESYHWRDGEAVVFDETFIHYAENTTPHNRIILFCDVERPMRFRWATAFNRWFSRTVMAAAGAPNDAGDKTGGLNRAFSRLYKIRLQGKALKKRNRKLYYLQKWAFFGALLAIFVWI